From Astyanax mexicanus isolate ESR-SI-001 chromosome 11, AstMex3_surface, whole genome shotgun sequence, the proteins below share one genomic window:
- the rsph1 gene encoding radial spoke head 1 homolog, producing the protein MSDSGSEILEDEQKSAGEYSGERNEAGERHGSGKAVLPNGDIYEGQYEHGKRSGKGTYIFRNQARYIGEYYLNLKHGQGIFYYPDGSKYEGFWVEDQRQGHGVYTYSNGDTYDGEWVQHQRHGQGVYTYHDTGLKYTGTWVKGKMESAGEFIHLSYRYQGNFFNNKPIGQGKYIYDNGFEQHGEYVQVEQEIGEAEEEQPVTDTILKWIPKM; encoded by the exons ATGTCAGACTCCGGATCTGAAATCCTAGAGGATGAGCAGAAGTCAGCTGGA GAGTACAGTGGGGAGCGGAATGAAGCCGGGGAGAGACACGGCTCTGGCAAAGCGGTTCTGCCCAACGGAGACATTTACGAAGGACAGTATGAACACGGGAAAAGATCCGGGAAG GGAACATACATATTCAGGAATCAAGCTCGATATATAGGGGAATATTACCTGAACCTAAAACATGGACAGGGCATTTTCTACTACCCAGACGGTTCCAAGTATGAAG GTTTCTGGGTGGAAGACCAGCGGCAAGGTCATGGCGTTTATACATATTCCAATGGGGACACATATGATGGAGAGTGGGTGCAGCATCAGAG GCATGGCCAGGGAGTGTACACATACCATGATACAGGCCTTAAGTACACTGGCACATGGGTCAAGGGTAAGATGGAGTCCGCTGGAGAGTTTATACACCTAAGCTACAGATACCAGGGCAACTTTTTCAACAATAAA CCCATAGGTCAAGGGAAGTATATATACGATAATGGCTTTGAACAGCACGGAGAGTATGTGCAGGTGGAGCAG GAGATAGGAGAGGCAGAGGAAGAGCAGCCTGTCACTGACACTATACTGAAATGGATTCCAAAGATGTGA
- the cln5 gene encoding ceroid-lipofuscinosis neuronal protein 5 — MNTGLKMSPARCFYSLLQICFLALISSDQSVYGTQDWPVPYKRFDRRPVTDPYCQALYPFCPTGDPDGRIPYMRDSDVISVFRLQTPVWEFKYGDLLGKFHIMHDAIGFSSSETGRNYTMEWYELFQLGNCTFPHLRKDTAAPFWCNQGAACFYEGIDDEHWRQNGTLEKVGEMSGEQFNNLARWVQEDNETGIYYETWTVRSDPGLNSTTWFESYDCSQFVHRTYRKIKELGAKLSSRSQTNYTKIYLYSGEPTYLGDDDSIFGQSSMKALATDIREFYHSFQPHQSMIQFILSLMEAYKKVVLEKTFYLYYNFEYWHLPMKAPYIQITYEEVPLPH; from the exons ATGAACACGGGCCTGAAGATGAGTCCAGCACGCTGTTTTTACTCACTTCTGCAGATCTGCTTTCTAGCCCTGATCAGCTCTGATCAGAGTGTTTATGGGACTCAAGATTGGCCTGTTCCTTACAA GCGATTTGACCGTCGTCCAGTCACTGACCCATACTGTCAAGCTCTCTACCCCTTCTGCCCCACCGGAGACCCTGATGGTCGTATTCCCTACATGAGGGACTCTGATGTGATCTCTGTGTTTCGGCTGCAGACTCCAGTGTGGGAATTTAAATACGGGGATCTCTTGggaaaattt cATATAATGCACGATGCCATTGGTTTTTCCAGCTCAGAGACAGGAAGAAACTATACTATGGAATGGTATGAGCTTTTTCAGCTTGGAAACTGCACTTTTCCTCATTTACGAAAGGACACAGCAGCTCCTTTTTGGTGTAATCAAGGCGCTGCATGCTTCTATGAGGGCATAGATGACGAGCACTGGCGACAAAATGGAACACTGGAGAAAGTGGGAGAAATGTCAG gTGAGCAGTTTAACAATCTGGCACGATGGGTTCAGGAGGACAATGAGACAGGGATTTATTATGAGACATGGACAGTGCGCTCAGACCCAGGGCTCAACTCCACAACATGGTTTGAATCATATGACTGCTCACAGTTTGTACATCGCACATACAGGAAAATCAAAGAGCTGGGAGCCAAGCTCTCGAGCAGAAGTCAGACAAACTATACCAAAATATACCTGTACAGCGGAGAGCCGACCTACCTCGGCGACGATGACTCTATCTTCGGCCAGTCCTCCATGAAAGCTCTGGCTACAGATATTAGAGAGTTTTACCACTCTTTCCAGCCTCATCAATCAATGATTCAGTTCATCCTCAGTCTGATGGAAGCCTACAAAAAAGTAGTACTGGAGAAGACATTCTATTTGTACTACAACTTTGAGTACTGGCACCTGCCAATGAAGGCACCGTACATCCAAATTACTTACGAGGAAGTTCCTTTACCACATTAA